Proteins from a single region of Chryseobacterium sp. T16E-39:
- a CDS encoding DUF937 domain-containing protein produces the protein MSLIDLLTGNTSNQVAEQAENKFGISKNQIIALLAVAAPLIISYLRNKSQDSKEAEALNNALDKDHNGSILDDSSQVEARQAEGGSILSHIFGNDKQNVENQLSQNTGISIDKIGPVLAMLAPLIMGYIGKEKQQNNVGAGGLGDLLGGILGNASNQAQTQQSSPLNDILGSVLGGGGQSQSSGNPLNDILGSVLGGGQQKQQEGGLGGILGSIFGK, from the coding sequence ATGAGTTTAATCGATTTGCTTACAGGGAACACCAGCAACCAGGTTGCAGAACAGGCTGAGAACAAATTTGGAATTAGTAAAAATCAAATTATCGCTTTGTTAGCTGTAGCAGCCCCATTAATTATTTCATATTTAAGAAATAAATCTCAAGATTCTAAAGAGGCTGAAGCTTTAAATAACGCTTTGGATAAAGATCATAACGGAAGTATCCTTGATGATTCCTCACAAGTAGAAGCAAGACAGGCAGAAGGAGGATCAATTCTCAGTCATATTTTTGGTAACGATAAACAAAATGTAGAAAATCAGTTATCGCAAAATACAGGAATCTCAATAGATAAAATAGGCCCGGTTCTGGCTATGCTTGCTCCACTTATCATGGGCTATATCGGTAAAGAAAAACAACAGAACAATGTTGGTGCAGGAGGCCTTGGAGATCTGCTGGGTGGAATTCTTGGAAATGCATCTAACCAGGCACAAACTCAACAATCAAGTCCCTTAAATGACATTCTTGGAAGCGTACTTGGTGGGGGCGGACAATCTCAATCTTCAGGAAATCCACTAAATGATATTTTAGGAAGTGTTCTTGGAGGAGGCCAGCAAAAGCAACAAGAAGGTGGATTGGGAGGCATCCTGGGAAGTATTTTTGGAAAATAA
- a CDS encoding 30S ribosomal protein THX encodes MGKGDRKSRRGKINNGSYGKRRPRKASKSLTASEEKSKK; translated from the coding sequence ATGGGAAAAGGAGACAGAAAATCGAGAAGAGGTAAAATTAATAATGGGAGCTACGGAAAAAGAAGACCTAGAAAAGCCTCAAAATCATTAACAGCTTCAGAAGAGAAATCTAAGAAGTAA